A genomic stretch from Leptotrichia sp. HSP-536 includes:
- the metG gene encoding methionine--tRNA ligase, translated as MSKPFYITTPIYYPNAAPHVGTAYTTIICDVVARYKRLVGEEVRFMTGVDEHGQKIQEAAEKNGFTPQQWVDKMSLNFTTLWEKLNISNTDFLRTTQERHLKTVREIIKKVHDKGDIYRGEYVGKYSVSEETFVPENQLVDGKYMGKEVIDVKETSYFFKLSKYENALLEHIEKNPDFIKPEGKKNEVIAFIKQGLQDLSISRTTFDWGIPLELEEGHIIYVWFDALNIYLTGAGFSTDTEQFDKFWTNGIVNHVVGKDILRFHAIIWPAMLMSAGIKLPDTIAAHGWWTVEGEKMSKSLGNVVNPEEEVGKYGLDAFRYYLMREATFGQDADYSKKAMIQRINADLANDLGNLLNRTIGMQKKYFNSEVVLNEVEESFDIEVKELWKITLTDLDKHINNYQFSEALKDIWKFISRMNKYIDECEPWKLSKDESQKGRLSTVMYNLVDSLYKIAVLISPFMPETAQKMINQLGLDKDVTKLHISDIKDWKSYPAGNKLNEAVPLFPRIELEEEPKKEYNENLKIENPITIDDFNKIEIKVVQIEKVEKIENADKLLKFIVNTGKEKRQIISGIAKWYPNEQELVGKKVQAVLNLNPVELKGELSQGMLLTTAEKKKTKLVVVNDEVKIGATVK; from the coding sequence ATGTCAAAACCATTTTACATAACAACGCCAATTTATTATCCTAATGCGGCACCGCACGTAGGAACAGCCTATACAACCATAATCTGTGATGTTGTAGCTAGATACAAAAGATTAGTTGGGGAAGAAGTTAGATTTATGACTGGAGTCGATGAACATGGACAGAAAATTCAGGAAGCAGCTGAAAAAAATGGATTTACACCGCAGCAATGGGTTGACAAAATGTCTCTTAATTTCACAACTTTATGGGAAAAGTTAAATATTTCAAATACAGATTTTTTAAGAACGACGCAGGAAAGACATTTGAAAACTGTAAGAGAAATAATAAAAAAAGTACATGATAAAGGAGATATTTACAGAGGAGAGTATGTTGGTAAATACAGCGTTTCTGAAGAAACTTTTGTTCCTGAAAATCAGCTTGTTGATGGAAAATATATGGGAAAAGAAGTAATTGATGTAAAAGAAACATCTTATTTCTTTAAATTATCAAAATATGAAAATGCGTTGCTGGAACACATTGAAAAAAATCCTGATTTTATAAAACCTGAAGGGAAAAAGAATGAAGTAATTGCCTTTATAAAGCAAGGACTTCAAGATTTATCCATTTCAAGAACTACATTCGACTGGGGAATACCACTGGAACTTGAAGAAGGACACATAATTTATGTGTGGTTTGATGCATTGAATATTTATTTGACAGGAGCAGGATTTTCAACTGATACAGAGCAGTTTGACAAATTTTGGACGAATGGAATTGTAAATCATGTTGTTGGGAAGGATATTTTGAGATTTCATGCTATAATTTGGCCTGCGATGCTGATGTCAGCTGGAATAAAGTTACCTGATACGATTGCAGCACATGGCTGGTGGACTGTGGAAGGTGAAAAAATGTCAAAATCTCTTGGAAATGTGGTTAATCCAGAGGAAGAAGTTGGAAAATACGGACTTGACGCTTTTAGGTACTATCTGATGAGAGAGGCGACTTTTGGGCAAGATGCCGATTATTCTAAAAAGGCGATGATTCAGAGAATAAATGCCGATTTGGCAAACGATTTGGGAAACTTGCTTAACAGAACGATTGGAATGCAAAAGAAATATTTTAATTCAGAAGTTGTGTTAAATGAAGTTGAAGAAAGTTTTGATATTGAAGTTAAGGAATTATGGAAAATTACGTTGACTGATTTGGATAAACATATAAATAATTATCAATTTTCTGAAGCACTAAAAGACATCTGGAAATTTATTTCAAGAATGAATAAATATATTGATGAATGCGAGCCTTGGAAACTTTCAAAGGATGAGAGCCAAAAGGGTAGATTATCGACTGTTATGTACAATTTAGTTGATTCACTTTATAAAATTGCAGTATTAATTTCGCCATTTATGCCTGAAACTGCACAAAAAATGATAAATCAATTAGGACTTGACAAAGATGTTACAAAATTACATATAAGTGATATAAAGGACTGGAAAAGTTATCCTGCTGGAAATAAATTAAATGAGGCAGTTCCATTGTTCCCAAGAATTGAGCTGGAAGAAGAGCCTAAAAAAGAATACAACGAGAACTTGAAAATCGAAAATCCGATTACGATAGATGATTTTAATAAAATTGAAATAAAAGTCGTTCAAATTGAAAAAGTAGAGAAAATTGAAAATGCGGATAAATTGTTAAAATTCATTGTAAATACAGGGAAAGAGAAGAGACAGATTATTTCTGGGATTGCAAAATGGTATCCAAATGAACAGGAATTAGTTGGGAAAAAAGTACAGGCTGTGCTAAATTTAAATCCAGTTGAGTTAAAAGGTGAACTGTCGCAAGGAATGCTTTTAACAACAGCAGAAAAGAAAAAGACAAAATTAGTAGTTGTAAATGATGAAGTAAAAATTGGAGCTACTGTAAAATAA
- a CDS encoding lysophospholipid acyltransferase family protein, with translation MNKYKFLGAVLHFVYKFLSFLTRKEYFYADGVKMNNPNIIVFWHRKIFTVCNATRIIKKKASIVSASKDGEILSEVLRREGNELIRGSSNKDNIKSLKEAMKYAKKNYTLGIAIDGPNGPIFEPKAGAIFIAQRTGMPIVPISSYCSKKWIFKNMWDKLEIPIPFAKCVHYVAEPFYLTRESSLEDSIKLVKEKIHEAGNKAFEIYNKKYNKSKNLEFKEESFT, from the coding sequence ATGAATAAATATAAATTTTTAGGCGCAGTTCTGCATTTTGTATACAAATTTCTCAGTTTTTTGACACGAAAGGAATATTTTTATGCAGATGGAGTAAAGATGAATAATCCTAATATTATAGTTTTTTGGCATAGAAAAATTTTTACAGTCTGTAATGCAACAAGAATTATTAAAAAAAAGGCTTCCATTGTAAGTGCTTCAAAAGATGGAGAAATATTGTCGGAAGTGCTGAGAAGAGAAGGAAATGAGCTTATCAGAGGATCATCTAATAAGGATAACATAAAAAGTTTGAAGGAAGCTATGAAATATGCAAAAAAAAATTATACTCTTGGAATTGCAATAGATGGTCCAAATGGTCCTATTTTCGAACCTAAAGCAGGTGCAATTTTTATAGCACAAAGAACAGGAATGCCAATTGTTCCAATCAGTTCCTATTGCAGTAAAAAATGGATTTTTAAGAATATGTGGGATAAACTGGAAATACCAATACCTTTTGCAAAATGCGTTCATTACGTTGCAGAGCCGTTTTATTTGACACGGGAAAGTTCTTTAGAGGATTCAATAAAATTAGTTAAAGAAAAAATACATGAAGCTGGAAATAAGGCATTTGAAATTTATAATAAAAAATATAATAAAAGCAAAAATCTTGAATTTAAAGAAGAAAGTTTCACATAA
- a CDS encoding TetR/AcrR family transcriptional regulator: protein MPKLKFTKEVVIEAGYELMKKKGFNNISVRKIANYLKCSTAPIYFNFKTVDELKEEIINMCKEKLKKYLYGNYSERKILSGAIGFVIFAREEKELFRTIFLDTTERFEKLYEETLNALLTKENLIESFPALKEEEAKKVVNDIWYFLFGYATMLSTKLDDDYRKNETNEIIERKITKIVNYFKI, encoded by the coding sequence ATGCCTAAGCTTAAATTTACGAAAGAAGTAGTGATTGAAGCAGGATATGAATTGATGAAGAAGAAAGGCTTTAATAATATAAGCGTTAGAAAAATTGCTAATTATTTAAAGTGTTCAACAGCACCGATTTACTTTAATTTTAAAACAGTCGATGAATTAAAGGAAGAAATCATAAATATGTGCAAGGAAAAATTAAAAAAATATTTATATGGAAATTATTCTGAAAGAAAAATATTAAGTGGTGCAATTGGTTTTGTAATATTTGCACGTGAAGAAAAAGAACTTTTTCGGACGATATTTCTGGATACAACAGAAAGATTTGAAAAACTTTATGAAGAAACACTCAATGCACTTTTGACAAAAGAAAATTTAATTGAAAGTTTTCCTGCTTTAAAGGAAGAAGAAGCTAAAAAAGTAGTGAATGATATATGGTATTTTTTATTTGGATACGCAACTATGCTTTCTACAAAACTTGATGATGATTATAGAAAAAATGAAACAAACGAAATAATAGAACGTAAAATAACAAAAATAGTAAATTATTTTAAAATATAA
- a CDS encoding dihydrofolate reductase has product MFSLIVAVGENNEIGKNNQLLWHIPEDLKNFKKITMGKTVIMGKNTYKSIGKPLPNRKNIVLSRNPLEIEEKIKEDRKKYENENTKLELCDNLQKIIDKYKNSEEEIFIIGGGEIYKKALEMKIVKRIYMSHVNFSDKNADTYFPKINLKKWVIITKENYDGWRFCIYEKIK; this is encoded by the coding sequence ATGTTTAGTTTAATAGTTGCCGTTGGGGAAAATAATGAAATTGGAAAAAATAATCAACTTCTTTGGCATATTCCTGAGGATTTGAAAAATTTTAAGAAGATAACTATGGGAAAGACAGTCATAATGGGGAAAAATACCTATAAAAGCATAGGAAAACCTTTGCCAAACAGAAAAAATATTGTGCTTTCAAGGAATCCGTTAGAAATAGAAGAAAAAATAAAAGAAGATAGAAAAAAATATGAAAATGAAAATACAAAATTAGAACTTTGTGATAATTTGCAAAAAATTATTGATAAATATAAAAATTCTGAAGAAGAAATTTTTATTATTGGTGGAGGAGAGATTTATAAAAAAGCTCTTGAAATGAAAATTGTAAAAAGAATTTATATGAGCCACGTTAATTTTTCTGATAAAAATGCAGATACTTATTTTCCAAAAATTAATTTAAAAAAATGGGTAATTATAACGAAGGAAAATTATGATGGCTGGAGATTTTGTATTTATGAAAAAATTAAATAG
- the thyA gene encoding thymidylate synthase, giving the protein MKQYLDMVKYVLDNGVKKENRTGVDTISTFAYSYKVDLSEVIPFDNKKMYFNSMLHELFWYLSGEEHIKNLRKKTKIWDAWADEEGRLQTAYGRFWRRYPVPEISLDGEVFADEDNPWVTREENGQLVFDQIRYIIDTLKEMKTNPNHKNGRRMIVLAWNPGNATISKLPPCHYTFAFNVLGNKLNCHLTQRSGDIALGIPFNLACYSLLTMMIAKECGYEVGEFAHTIIDAHIYENHIEGLKEQLTREPLKLAKIKITNKPFNELTFEDIVLEDYESHPVIKFEVAV; this is encoded by the coding sequence ATGAAACAATATCTGGATATGGTTAAGTATGTACTTGACAATGGAGTAAAAAAAGAAAACAGGACAGGAGTTGATACAATTTCTACTTTTGCTTATTCATATAAAGTAGATTTGAGCGAGGTTATCCCTTTTGACAACAAAAAAATGTATTTTAACTCGATGTTGCACGAACTTTTCTGGTATTTATCGGGAGAAGAGCATATTAAGAACTTGCGAAAAAAGACGAAAATATGGGATGCTTGGGCAGATGAGGAAGGAAGGCTCCAAACGGCTTATGGAAGATTCTGGAGAAGATATCCTGTACCTGAAATTTCGTTAGATGGGGAAGTTTTTGCTGATGAAGACAATCCTTGGGTGACTAGAGAAGAAAATGGACAGCTTGTATTTGACCAGATTCGGTATATTATTGACACTTTGAAGGAAATGAAAACCAATCCTAATCACAAAAATGGAAGAAGAATGATAGTTCTGGCTTGGAATCCCGGAAACGCAACAATTAGTAAATTGCCACCATGCCATTATACTTTTGCATTTAATGTGCTTGGAAATAAACTTAACTGTCATTTGACTCAAAGAAGCGGAGATATTGCACTTGGAATACCATTTAATTTGGCTTGCTATTCATTGCTTACAATGATGATTGCAAAAGAATGTGGATATGAAGTCGGAGAGTTTGCTCACACAATAATTGATGCTCATATTTATGAAAATCATATTGAAGGGTTAAAGGAGCAATTGACAAGAGAGCCATTAAAACTTGCAAAAATTAAGATTACAAACAAGCCGTTTAATGAACTTACATTTGAAGATATCGTGCTGGAAGATTATGAAAGTCATCCGGTTATTAAATTTGAAGTTGCGGTTTAA
- a CDS encoding tRNA (cytidine(34)-2'-O)-methyltransferase has product MNIVLLNPEIHVNTGNIGRTCVLTNTKLHLIKPLGFELDDKKIRRAGLDYWKDVKLFVWENWEHFWRENIENGNAKIYFATTKTKQRYTDVKFNDNDYIMFGPESRGIPEEILNKYKESNITIPMLPLGRSLNLSNAVAIVLFEALRQNNFEY; this is encoded by the coding sequence ATGAACATAGTTTTATTAAATCCAGAAATTCACGTAAACACAGGAAATATCGGAAGAACCTGTGTTTTAACAAATACAAAGTTACATTTAATAAAGCCACTCGGATTTGAGCTAGATGACAAAAAGATTAGACGTGCAGGACTGGACTACTGGAAAGATGTAAAACTTTTTGTATGGGAAAACTGGGAACACTTCTGGCGAGAAAACATTGAAAACGGTAATGCAAAAATCTATTTTGCAACAACAAAAACAAAACAAAGGTACACAGATGTGAAATTTAACGATAATGACTACATAATGTTCGGGCCTGAATCACGTGGAATACCTGAAGAAATATTAAATAAATACAAGGAAAGCAATATCACGATTCCAATGCTTCCCCTTGGACGTTCGCTGAATTTGTCCAATGCTGTGGCGATTGTGCTGTTTGAGGCTTTGAGACAGAATAATTTTGAATATTAA
- the ruvC gene encoding crossover junction endodeoxyribonuclease RuvC: MRILGIDPGTAIVGYAVVDYENGKYKPLDYGCIFTDKDEDMPVRLEKIYDGIENIIHLWKPMDMAVEDLFFFKNQKTVIKVGQARGVITLAGQKNKLNLYSYTPLQVKMGIASYGRADKKQIQEMVKLMLKLDEIPKPDDAADALAIAITHINSKIGFGGFDRGDNITKKLSKITSNRIKLEDYKKLMK; the protein is encoded by the coding sequence ATGAGAATTTTGGGAATAGATCCTGGTACGGCAATCGTAGGGTATGCTGTTGTAGATTATGAAAATGGGAAATATAAGCCGCTTGATTATGGTTGTATTTTTACGGATAAAGATGAAGATATGCCAGTTAGGCTTGAAAAAATTTATGATGGCATAGAAAATATCATACATCTCTGGAAACCGATGGATATGGCGGTTGAAGATTTATTTTTCTTCAAAAATCAGAAAACAGTAATAAAAGTTGGACAGGCACGTGGAGTAATAACTTTGGCAGGTCAAAAAAACAAGCTAAATCTATATAGCTATACTCCACTTCAAGTAAAAATGGGAATTGCAAGTTATGGAAGAGCCGATAAGAAGCAAATTCAGGAAATGGTAAAATTAATGCTGAAATTAGATGAAATTCCGAAGCCTGATGATGCTGCAGATGCCCTTGCCATCGCAATTACTCATATTAATTCCAAAATAGGATTTGGTGGATTTGACAGGGGAGACAATATTACGAAAAAATTAAGTAAAATTACTTCCAACAGAATAAAATTGGAAGATTATAAAAAATTAATGAAATAA
- the truB gene encoding tRNA pseudouridine(55) synthase TruB yields the protein MERSFTKDGIILLNKSKGVSSFKAIDELKRKIKAKKAGHAGTLDPMAEGLMVVMINDATKFSGDLMKKDKEYYVEMELGYKTDTYDSEGKVIEEYKSEIELGDSEIIRTIHSFKGRIKQVPPMYSAIKVEGQKLYDLARKGIEIERMPRDVEIMNIYKIKIHRPKENSSRIKIFFYAHVSSGTYIRSLVHDIGEKLKVFATMTKLVRTKIGRFDIEDAVSLEEVQSEIGKLKELVEKKRENESFWATKSDAAIRAEKIREIVCFVEIEYILDYYGINVSNEKYGKLKNGMTVIDTFKKFEHISKNVKRQEHIRENQKFKIYVRNRDTQKREFKGIVKIVSIRGNRIYLKRDKYFL from the coding sequence ATGGAAAGAAGTTTTACAAAAGATGGAATTATTCTTTTAAACAAGAGCAAAGGAGTAAGCTCATTTAAAGCGATAGATGAGCTGAAAAGAAAAATAAAGGCTAAAAAAGCTGGACATGCTGGAACTCTTGATCCAATGGCAGAAGGTCTAATGGTCGTTATGATTAATGATGCTACAAAATTTTCAGGCGATTTAATGAAAAAGGACAAGGAATATTATGTAGAAATGGAACTTGGCTATAAAACTGACACTTATGATTCAGAAGGAAAAGTTATAGAGGAATACAAGTCTGAAATCGAACTAGGTGATTCTGAAATAATAAGAACAATACATAGTTTTAAAGGAAGAATAAAACAAGTTCCGCCAATGTATTCTGCAATAAAAGTTGAAGGGCAGAAACTTTACGATCTGGCAAGAAAAGGTATTGAAATTGAAAGAATGCCAAGAGATGTGGAAATAATGAATATTTATAAAATCAAAATTCATAGACCTAAAGAAAATTCTTCAAGAATAAAAATTTTCTTTTATGCTCACGTAAGCAGTGGCACGTATATCCGTTCATTAGTTCATGATATTGGAGAGAAATTAAAAGTTTTTGCCACGATGACAAAGCTTGTAAGAACTAAAATTGGAAGATTTGATATTGAAGATGCAGTTTCGCTGGAAGAAGTTCAAAGTGAAATTGGGAAATTGAAGGAACTTGTGGAGAAAAAGAGAGAGAATGAATCTTTCTGGGCTACAAAAAGTGATGCTGCGATAAGAGCTGAAAAAATTCGGGAGATAGTCTGTTTTGTAGAAATAGAATATATCTTGGATTATTATGGGATAAATGTTTCTAATGAAAAATATGGAAAGCTGAAAAATGGAATGACTGTTATAGATACATTTAAAAAGTTTGAGCATATAAGCAAGAATGTTAAAAGGCAGGAACATATCAGAGAAAATCAGAAGTTCAAAATTTATGTGAGAAACAGGGATACTCAGAAAAGAGAATTTAAAGGGATTGTAAAAATCGTAAGTATTCGGGGGAACAGGATTTATTTAAAGAGGGATAAGTATTTTTTGTAA
- the cls gene encoding cardiolipin synthase — protein sequence MIHELIVILSTWIIPIERIHYLLIAILLVSVLLSDKSPNAMLAWIFTIFTFPLGGAVLYLLFGINWRRNKIISKKMAGEGQKLYSRIFNFMQRDVSDIFRSKDFFYYNNLENVDDIEKNKMSENEKKEKIRQQINTMIKNIKLNNQESEIVKMLYEAEGTFLTNNNSYKLFFNGKEAFDSILEDIKNAKRTIYMEYFIWKADELGEKIKNALVGKAKEGVKIRLLFDGVGTWKLPKEYKKELRNAGIETRWFLDVKFFMSKMNYRNHRKIALFDNQIVHTGGMNVGQEYIDGGKRFENWRDTNIRITGEIIGQYLAIFVTDWLNSGGKDDFIEDIKKEAVHELEVQKPIDKQEKLKYLMQVSSSGPDTEWTTLKYLYSKMIATAKEEVLIQSPYFVPDSALVSQLKMAALSGVKIKIMVTGVPDKKMPYWIAETYFAELIEAGIEIFRYKAGFLHSKDIIVDEKISTVGTCNFDMRSFEINYEVNAVFFNEKISKDLKKQFIEDLGVCEKFDEVRLKKVTFRKRLRNSIFKLISPIM from the coding sequence ATGATACATGAACTAATTGTAATTTTGTCCACATGGATAATTCCGATTGAGAGGATACATTACTTGTTAATTGCTATTTTACTGGTTTCGGTGTTGTTGTCGGATAAATCGCCGAATGCGATGCTTGCCTGGATTTTTACGATTTTTACGTTTCCGCTTGGTGGAGCGGTTTTGTATCTTTTGTTTGGAATAAACTGGAGAAGAAATAAGATAATTTCTAAAAAAATGGCTGGTGAGGGTCAAAAATTATATTCAAGAATTTTTAATTTTATGCAAAGAGATGTATCGGATATTTTCAGGTCAAAAGACTTTTTTTATTATAATAATTTAGAAAATGTGGATGACATTGAAAAAAATAAAATGAGTGAAAATGAAAAAAAGGAAAAAATTCGGCAACAAATTAATACAATGATAAAGAATATTAAGCTGAACAATCAAGAAAGCGAAATTGTAAAAATGCTGTATGAAGCGGAAGGTACATTTTTAACTAACAACAATTCTTATAAACTATTTTTTAATGGAAAGGAAGCCTTTGATTCAATTCTGGAAGATATAAAAAATGCTAAAAGGACAATTTATATGGAATATTTTATCTGGAAAGCTGATGAACTGGGAGAAAAAATTAAAAATGCACTTGTGGGAAAAGCTAAGGAAGGTGTGAAGATAAGATTATTATTTGACGGTGTAGGGACTTGGAAATTGCCTAAAGAATATAAGAAGGAACTTAGAAATGCGGGAATTGAGACAAGATGGTTTTTGGATGTTAAATTTTTTATGTCAAAGATGAATTATCGGAATCATAGGAAAATTGCCTTATTTGACAATCAAATAGTGCATACTGGCGGTATGAATGTGGGACAGGAATACATTGATGGCGGAAAAAGGTTTGAAAACTGGAGAGACACAAATATTCGGATTACTGGAGAAATAATCGGACAGTATCTTGCGATTTTTGTTACGGACTGGCTAAATAGCGGCGGAAAAGATGATTTTATTGAAGATATAAAAAAGGAAGCAGTTCACGAGCTGGAAGTTCAAAAGCCGATAGACAAGCAGGAAAAACTGAAATATTTAATGCAAGTCTCTTCAAGCGGTCCGGATACAGAATGGACGACTTTAAAGTATCTGTATTCTAAAATGATTGCAACGGCAAAAGAGGAAGTGTTAATTCAAAGTCCATATTTTGTGCCAGATAGTGCTCTAGTTTCTCAATTAAAAATGGCAGCTCTTTCAGGAGTTAAAATTAAAATAATGGTAACGGGTGTGCCAGATAAGAAAATGCCATACTGGATAGCGGAAACTTACTTTGCGGAACTGATTGAAGCAGGAATAGAGATTTTTCGATACAAAGCTGGATTTTTACATAGCAAGGATATTATTGTAGATGAAAAAATATCGACTGTAGGAACTTGTAATTTTGATATGCGTAGCTTTGAAATAAATTATGAAGTGAACGCCGTATTTTTTAACGAAAAAATTAGCAAGGATTTGAAAAAGCAATTTATAGAGGATTTAGGAGTATGCGAAAAATTTGATGAAGTTAGATTAAAAAAGGTTACATTTAGAAAAAGGCTGAGAAATTCTATATTTAAACTGATTTCACCAATAATGTAA
- a CDS encoding IS5 family transposase (programmed frameshift) produces the protein MQRRYEISDEQWNKIKHMFPKARTGRPGKDLRLMFNAVLWIACSGAPWRDLPERFGSWKTVYSRFCKWRDEGTLLKVFEHLREDADYESLSIDSTVVKAHQSSAGAKKGAKDSEVNQHIGRSSGGRTTKIHAVVDGLGNPLYIKLAAGQIHDSTQAIKILSQLSIKGSSILADKAYGTKEVREYIRKRGGECVIPPKSNAVDKWECDYHIYKERHLVECFFNKLKQFRRIGTRYDKLASTFINFIYIGCIMILIK, from the exons ATGCAAAGAAGATATGAAATATCAGATGAACAATGGAATAAAATAAAGCATATGTTTCCCAAAGCTAGGACAGGACGTCCAGGCAAAGATTTACGCCTGATGTTTAATGCCGTGCTGTGGATTGCCTGCAGCGGTGCGCCTTGGAGAGACCTTCCTGAACGTTTCGGTTCATGGAAGACGGTCTATTCCCGTTTCTGCAAATGGCGTGACGAGGGAACCCTGCTTAAAGTATTTGAGCATTTAAGGGAAGATGCCGACTATGAGAGCCTGAGCATTGACTCCACAGTGGTTAAAGCCCACCAGAGCAGTGCGGGAGCTAAAAAAG GGGCGAAAGATTCAGAAGTGAACCAGCACATCGGGAGAAGCTCAGGAGGAAGGACAACTAAAATCCATGCAGTTGTTGATGGACTTGGAAATCCGCTGTACATAAAACTTGCTGCAGGACAGATTCATGACAGTACGCAAGCAATTAAAATATTGTCGCAGCTAAGCATAAAAGGCAGCAGCATACTGGCAGACAAGGCATACGGGACAAAGGAAGTTCGGGAGTATATAAGAAAACGTGGGGGAGAATGTGTAATACCTCCGAAGTCCAATGCAGTGGACAAATGGGAATGCGATTACCATATCTACAAGGAAAGGCACCTTGTGGAATGTTTTTTTAATAAGCTTAAACAGTTCCGCAGAATAGGGACACGCTATGATAAGCTGGCAAGCACATTCATAAATTTTATTTATATAGGATGCATAATGATTTTAATAAAATAA
- a CDS encoding Imm49 family immunity protein, whose amino-acid sequence MSIVASENKYKKGIERVKIVEMTKKEIEENLEFIENKKGNILAGIRFFAMDYFMLSSKNLLIEKNIVEHRKNCFIGGKLKILGNDIKSRLFSQVSQMFEMFMSNNPDFITFFKNNMDMIMPDDYDSEKNKYGYLKNDYGSFFLIRVILHAIRGDFEEVKKRCDAYLEKPLKDSYYKYGELHYEFLKALAEKNIDGMKKAIDGMMEQKVARKFSNDCNPDYEFYLHVYVIIYAKITLYHGIDLEIDNEVAPKELIDITPLEKYEDPYDFMKDFDLATVTPKEWKNSWNLNF is encoded by the coding sequence ATGAGTATTGTAGCAAGTGAAAATAAATATAAAAAAGGGATTGAGAGAGTAAAGATTGTCGAAATGACAAAAAAAGAAATAGAAGAAAACTTAGAGTTTATTGAAAATAAAAAAGGAAATATTTTAGCAGGAATAAGATTTTTTGCAATGGATTATTTTATGTTATCTTCAAAAAATTTATTGATAGAAAAAAATATAGTAGAACATAGAAAAAATTGTTTTATCGGCGGGAAACTAAAAATTCTTGGTAATGATATAAAAAGTAGACTTTTTTCTCAAGTTTCTCAAATGTTTGAAATGTTTATGTCAAACAATCCTGATTTTATAACATTTTTTAAAAATAATATGGATATGATAATGCCTGATGATTATGACAGTGAAAAAAATAAATATGGATATTTAAAAAATGATTATGGATCATTTTTCTTAATTCGTGTAATTCTTCATGCAATAAGAGGAGATTTTGAAGAAGTAAAAAAAAGATGTGATGCATATTTGGAAAAACCATTGAAAGACAGTTATTATAAATACGGAGAACTGCATTATGAATTTTTAAAGGCTCTGGCAGAGAAAAATATTGATGGGATGAAAAAAGCGATAGACGGGATGATGGAACAGAAGGTGGCAAGAAAATTTTCTAATGACTGTAATCCAGATTATGAGTTTTATTTACATGTGTATGTAATTATTTATGCAAAAATAACATTATATCACGGAATAGACTTGGAAATTGACAATGAAGTAGCACCAAAAGAATTAATAGACATAACTCCGCTTGAAAAATATGAAGATCCATATGATTTTATGAAAGATTTTGATTTGGCAACAGTAACTCCGAAAGAATGGAAAAATAGCTGGAATTTGAATTTTTAA
- a CDS encoding Rid family detoxifying hydrolase produces MKKIPEAVGPYSAFRKAGDFLYISGQIAINPENQQIEAVTVEEQARQVLENLKAILENNGLTTKNVIKTTVLLDNINDFVAVNGIYAEYFTEPYPARSAFAVDKLPKGVLVEIEAIAYFGE; encoded by the coding sequence ATGAAAAAAATACCAGAAGCAGTTGGACCATATTCAGCCTTTAGAAAAGCAGGCGACTTTTTGTACATTTCAGGGCAAATCGCAATAAATCCTGAAAATCAGCAAATTGAAGCTGTTACAGTGGAAGAGCAGGCAAGACAGGTTCTTGAAAATTTAAAGGCAATTTTGGAAAACAATGGATTAACAACAAAAAATGTAATAAAAACAACGGTTCTGCTTGACAACATCAACGACTTTGTGGCAGTAAACGGCATTTATGCAGAATATTTTACTGAGCCGTATCCAGCAAGATCGGCTTTTGCGGTGGATAAATTACCAAAAGGAGTTTTGGTGGAAATTGAAGCAATAGCTTATTTTGGCGAATAA